The following proteins are co-located in the Streptomyces bottropensis ATCC 25435 genome:
- a CDS encoding DUF6227 family protein, translating into MSVPYETAAYEPPESPESPEEHLARLLGRALNSFELPDETIRHLDCALAHDSSLHSAHYSSGLHRATYRHTWLLADGSAVTLWELVHNTALGSEIQHEVYTDDEELRAATARLPLPPDATDFELPAVVELAAFPEPRHEYVPDDSADHARRLLRRAENPDPPGDELATLLLRTAFAHEITQAFGRPHRPARHGRPGWSFSLYEHAFLLTDGQEISLWEVEHTATPDGRHMCEVYATEDAARDAMERRAGTFG; encoded by the coding sequence TTGAGCGTTCCGTACGAGACGGCAGCGTACGAACCACCCGAGTCGCCCGAGTCTCCTGAGGAGCACCTCGCGCGGCTGCTCGGCCGCGCCCTGAACTCCTTCGAACTGCCCGACGAGACGATTCGACACCTCGACTGCGCCCTCGCGCACGACAGCTCACTGCACTCCGCGCACTACAGTTCGGGGCTGCACCGGGCGACGTACCGGCACACGTGGCTGCTGGCCGACGGTTCCGCCGTCACCCTGTGGGAGCTGGTGCACAACACGGCGCTCGGCAGCGAGATCCAGCACGAGGTGTACACGGACGACGAGGAGCTGCGGGCCGCCACCGCGCGCCTGCCGCTGCCGCCGGACGCCACCGACTTCGAGCTGCCCGCCGTGGTGGAGCTGGCGGCGTTCCCCGAGCCGCGCCACGAGTACGTGCCGGACGACTCGGCGGACCACGCCCGTCGGCTGCTGCGGCGCGCGGAGAACCCGGACCCTCCCGGGGACGAGCTCGCCACACTGCTGCTGCGGACCGCGTTCGCGCACGAGATCACCCAGGCCTTCGGACGCCCGCACCGTCCCGCGCGGCACGGTCGGCCCGGCTGGAGTTTCTCGCTCTACGAGCACGCGTTCCTGCTCACGGACGGGCAGGAGATCTCCCTGTGGGAGGTCGAGCACACGGCCACACCGGACGGACGCCACATGTGCGAGGTGTACGCGACGGAGGACGCGGCCCGGGACGCGATGGAGCGGCGGGCGGGGACGTTCGGCTAG